The proteins below come from a single Mya arenaria isolate MELC-2E11 chromosome 6, ASM2691426v1 genomic window:
- the LOC128239097 gene encoding protein TANC2-like has translation MQGIFTINWMRNEIGECLLEDINGDFRKPLRLEIYLKRHKELVGRDWLFNLTEHNLQNMNASKNGLVLEADMGYGKSAFVVHTVCAGKNSQGHRLREMLVAFHLCKFDVILTKKPGVFIQRLASMISHFIPELMDTLKMDGQCFTHYRGELCNEDPLGCTDSCLIHPLEKLIERGFKPSAVKVILIDAIDECAKNNDADDNAIFEVIRKKFHLFPNWIKLLMTSRRSKQIVRLLPDFDVISLRSKDERNLRDIQSYLNNTNDKILEQTASFIIAKHMVESNNFTEGNLRNLNRFYEDQFERIFGKEFVLAKIILEVTATTFWTKTKRNIIKIITKTSTVDERRLNNEFEKVEHFFIIENDTFSFNHHSVVEWLETTSAETYRISRANGHKINAMYLLNVIATGRNIVIDVVDLAIHLMNCENLDESIDQFKNITLEQRRHMEINFSESPLIRCVKRTDCSNIPSVLYFYFNNTEELSSENFTAAYIAASTGKLSALKSLCDHGADVNFRVKSYHGTKLANVQVATLIKQWGYGLLDIAAQNGHVRIVNFILTGTRIFGNYTHHILNGFNLKPVHLACKYGCVVTVKEFYRHNKEIVDWLCLYFASDGGHFALVSYLVNELNITDEFRECNKELTCLPKGSFRMQGREVEIVSPFDEWGNLSCESALHAAIREDHIDIMKSILSSDGGSTLTRLDRRGGTPLITAFQTDRSEIVKYIIEQHYNLVNRICGIATGINDKRQLNQRGKVLLKGYECQSSLWLQKIIAGQNLRFDDNEEALEFFTEVTTGCLPAHFAACSGNIQFLQHQVFDQMIDIFALQCDNKYTPLHSAIACQNITSFDFIVDQVPGGELYLKSERSSFFWFAIKESPFILKESTKQPLSDIIVKFLSRFPDLLNETDGFGRNPLHFLIQNGHTNALNWIIRMLHGNFDILIQRKDMFGQTPIMYAVRLLKKQYGVSISLNNFKTDVHIVKRAFTQSESSIITCLQRAHTQNISRSYSEKGILKLLVKNQLFEFFHTFVFEILYDQERCQPEIFYVILKNDLHGFFVWYYFIKRNKLSDGQILQTPCPLHKIIEKRAYYAHLKNQIQTNAVLPRWSYFVLYLLESVRPYILKSCEKNLGRIGLDVAIDQKSVFWKSLFQKNGLVHSFPLFMNLNEFKDVLSLLNRLLDKDLSYSYDVCLQKNIHLYGNGVAFRFKDDMTDHYTELVITGPHNFYELFFKTLN, from the exons ATGCAGGGGATATTTACGATAAATTGGATGAGGAATGAGATTGGAG AGTGTTTGCTAGAAGACATCAACGGGGATTTTCGAAAACCTTTGAGACTGGAGATTTATTTAAAACGCCACAAAGAATTAGTGGGACGAGACTGgctttttaatttgactgaacataatttgcaaaatatgaATGCTTCCAAGAACGGTCTTGTCCTAGAAGCCGATATGGGTTATGGGAAATCCGCTTTTGTCGTTCATACTGTGTGCGCAGGCAAAAATAGCCAAGGTCATCGATTGAGGGAAATGTTAGTTGCTTTCCATCTTTGCAAATTTGATGTTATTCTTACCAAAAAGCCTGGAGTATTTATCCAAAGACTAGCGTCAATGATTTCCCACTTCATACCAGAATTAATGGACACGCTTAAAATGGACGGTCAATGTTTCACGCATTACCGTGGCGAATTATGCAATGAAGACCCACTCGGATGCACAGATAGTTGCTTAATACATCCTTTAGAAAAACTTATTGAAAGAGGTTTTAAACCTTCTGCTGTTAAAGTGATTCTTATTGATGCCATAGACGAGTGCGCAAAGAACAATGATGCAGACGATAATGCTATTTTTGAAGTCATTCGgaagaaatttcatttatttccaaATTGGATTAAGCTGCTTATGACAAGTCGAAGATCAAAACAAATCGTAAGGTTATTACCTGATTTTGATGTGATATCTTTGCGAAGTAAGGACGAAAGAAATTTGAGAGACATCCAGTCATATTTGAACAATACAAATGACAAGATTCTTGAACAAACTGCGAGCTTTATTATAGCGAAACATATGGTTGAATCAAACAACTTTACAGAAGGGAACTTAAGAAATCTTAACCGATTTTATGAAGACCAGTTTGAAAGAATATTTGGAAAGGAATTTGTATTAGCAAAAATTATTCTTGAAGTCACAGCCACTACCTTTTGGACAAAAACAAAACgcaatataatcaaaataattacaaagacTTCAACAGTGGATGAACGACGCCTTAACAATGAATTCGAAAaggttgaacatttttttataattgaaaatgataCTTTTTCGTTTAATCACCACTCTGTTGTTGAATGGTTGGAAACTACATCTGCTGAAACGTATAGAATAAGTCGGGCAAATGGTCATAAGATAAATGCTATGTATTTACTGAACGTAATTGCAACAGGTAGGAATATAGTCATTGATGTCGTCGATTTAGCTATACATTTAATGAACTGCGAAAATCTTGATGAATCGATTGATCAATTTAAGAACATAACACTTGAACAAAGAAGGCACATGGAAATTAACTTTTCTGAATCACCATTGATACGATGCGTGAAACGTACTGACTGTTCAAATATACCTAGTGTtttgtacttttatttcaacaacACTGAAGAGCTTAGTAGCGAGAATTTTACTGCGGCCTACATTGCAGCTTCCACGGGGAAATTGTCCGCTTTAAAAAGTCTTTGTGATCATGGTGCTGATGTGAATTTTAGAGTAAAATCTTACCACGGAACAAAACTTGCAAACGTTCAAGTTGCTACGCTTATAAAACAGTGGGGTTACGGATTACTCGATATTGCCGCTCAAAATGGACATGTACGTATTGTAAACTTCATTTTGACAGGTACGAGAATTTTCGGGAACTACACACATCACATATTGAATGGTTTCAATTTAAAGCCTGTACATCTTGCATGCAAGTATGGTTGTGTTGTGACTGTCAAAGAGTTTTATCGACACAATAAAGAAATCGTTGACTGGCTATGTCTTTATTTTGCATCGGACGGGGGGCATTTTGCTTTGGTGTCGTACTTGGTCAATGAATTGAATATAACCGACGAATTTCGGGAGTGTAATAAAGAGCTGACTTGTCTTCCCAAGGGATCTTTCCGAATGCAAGGAAGGGAAGTAGAGATAGTTAGTCCTTTTGATGAGTGGGGTAATTTGTCATGTGAAAGTGCACTTCATGCAGCAATTCGAGAGGATCACATTGACATTATGAAATCTATCCTGTCCTCTGATGGAGGCTCAACACTGACCCGTCTGGATCGAAGAGGAGGAACCCCATTGATTACAGCATTTCAAACTGATCGAAGCgaaattgtgaaatatatcattgaacaaCATTACAATTTGGTGAACAGAATCTGTGGAATTGCCACGGGTATCAATGATAAACGTCAGCTTAATCAACGGGGAAAAGTATTACTTAAAGGTTATGAGTGTCAATCGAGTCTTTGGCTTCAGAAAATTATCGCTGGTCAAAATTTAAGATTTGATGATAACGAAGAAGCTTTAGAGTTCTTTACCGAAGTTACAACCGGGTGCTTACCAGCTCATTTTGCTGCTTGCAGCGGCAACATTCAGTTTCTTCAACACCAGGTATTTGACCAAATGATTGACATATTTGCATTACAATGTGACAACAAATACACGCCTTTGCATTCGGCTATCGCTTGCCAAAATATAACTTCGTTTGACTTTATTGTAGATCAGGTCCCTGGGGGGGAATTATACCTGAAATCAGAACGAAGCTCATTCTTTTGGTTTGCTATAAAAGAATCTCCATTTATATTAAAGGAGTCAACCAAACAACCGCTGTCGGATATAATCGTTAAGTTTCTTTCTCGTTTTCCGGATTTGTTAAATGAAACCGATGGCTTTGGAAGAAATCCTTTACATTTCCTTATACAGAATGGACATACCAACGCGCTTAATTGGATCATACGCATGCTTCATGGCAATTTTGACATCTTAATACAACGAAAAGACATGTTTGGCCAGACACCAATCATGTATGCAGTTCGTCTACTAAAGAAACAATACGGGGTTTCCATctctttaaataatttcaagacCGATGTCCACATAGTAAAACGCGCGTTTACTCAAAGCGAATCCTCAATTATTACATGCTTGCAAAGAGCACATACTCAAAATATATCGCGATCTTATTCTGAAAAGGGGATTTTAAAGTTACTGGTTAAAAATCAACTTTTCGAATTCTTTCACacgtttgtttttgaaatactcTATGACCAAGAAAGGTGCCaacctgaaatattttatgtcatattgaaaaatgatttacatGGATTTTTTGTGTGGtactattttataaaaagaaacaagcTGTCCGACGGCCAAATTCTCCAAACTCCATGCCCTCTACATAAAATTATCGAAAAGAGAGCTTATTATGCACATCTCAAAAATCAAATCCAGACAAATGCCGTATTACCACGCtggagttattttgttttatatttgttggaATCCGTAAGACCTTATATTTTAAAGAGCTGTGAAAAAAACCTTGGTAGAATTGGACTCGATGTAGCCATTGATCAAAAGTCTGTATTTTGGAAATctctttttcagaaaaatggTTTGGTACATAGTTTTCCactttttatgaatttaaacgAATTTAAAGACGTATTGTCTTTATTGAATAGGTTGTTAGATAAGGATTTAAGTTATTCATatgatgtttgtttacaaaagaacatacATTTGTATGGAAATGGGGTGGCGTTCAGATTCAAAGATGATATGACAGATCATTATACAGAACTCGTAATTACAGGACCACATAACTTTTACGAATTATTCTTCAAAACTCTTAATTAA